A region from the Janthinobacterium agaricidamnosum genome encodes:
- the ligD gene encoding DNA ligase D, giving the protein MKAALKTYQAKRNFAVTPEPAAGGEAAGGGLTFVIQKHWASRLHYDFRLELDGTMKSWAVPKGPSYDPRDKRMAVQVEDHPIAYASFEGTIPEKQYGAGKVIIWDKGTWQPQPATPDARKALAAGELKFTVHGHKMHGKWVLVRMKGKGEKQPAWLLIKEKDEYARPALEFSVVDEFPDSVKHKAMPRRKHSAEQAAAPAAKLPAALSPQLATLVDAPPPDAQDWMFEVKFDGYRILARCDGERVSLITRNGNDWTAKLPKLRQALEKLGLPPGWYDGEIVVNDASGHPDFGALQRAFEADTTSEIVYYLFDVPFFDGHDLRGQPVEARRALLEQLLQRLPASPLLRFSEALDAKPRQLLAHACRLGLEGVIGKRRGSPYVTRRSGDWIKLKCGLRQEFVIGGYTAPQGAREGIGSLLLGVHDDQGKLRYAGNVGSGFDDAALRDLRRRLDTLTIETSPFAGKAGGVRQPIWVKPALVAEVGFAQWTSGGAVRHAVFHGLHADKQPAAIVRERPQRIDREKTMPNQSRPDSVLPASFKVSHADRVIDKDSGARKIDLVRYYALVGKLMLVHLRGRPVSLVRAPSGVGGELFFQKHADTSAMPGVKQLDPGLDPEHASMLEVASVQGLLSAAQWNVVEFHTQNALASAYDTPNRLVFDLDPGKGVAWPAIREAAVLLRAFLTELGLPAWLKTSGGKGLHVVVPIRPKHDWDTVKAFSQAIVAHMAQLIPQRFVLKSGPSNRVGKIFIDYLRNGRGATTVCAWSARTRSGLGISVPLAWEELDQLKAGDQWNVGNVHSRLDVGNAPWAGYARSAKGLGAAMKKLAFTPPA; this is encoded by the coding sequence ATGAAAGCCGCCTTGAAAACCTATCAAGCCAAGCGCAACTTCGCCGTCACGCCCGAGCCTGCGGCGGGCGGCGAGGCGGCGGGCGGCGGGCTTACCTTCGTCATCCAGAAGCATTGGGCCAGCCGCCTGCACTATGACTTTCGCCTGGAACTGGACGGCACGATGAAAAGCTGGGCCGTGCCGAAAGGCCCCAGCTACGACCCGCGCGACAAGCGCATGGCCGTGCAAGTGGAAGACCACCCGATTGCCTACGCCAGCTTTGAAGGCACGATCCCCGAAAAACAGTATGGCGCGGGCAAGGTCATCATCTGGGACAAGGGCACGTGGCAGCCCCAGCCGGCCACGCCCGATGCGCGCAAGGCGCTGGCGGCCGGCGAGCTGAAATTCACCGTACATGGCCACAAGATGCACGGCAAGTGGGTGCTCGTGCGCATGAAGGGCAAGGGCGAAAAGCAGCCCGCCTGGCTGCTGATCAAGGAAAAAGATGAATATGCCCGGCCGGCGCTGGAATTTTCTGTCGTCGACGAATTCCCCGACAGCGTCAAGCACAAGGCCATGCCCAGGCGCAAACACAGCGCGGAGCAGGCGGCTGCGCCAGCCGCGAAGCTGCCAGCCGCCCTGTCGCCGCAGCTGGCCACGCTCGTCGATGCGCCGCCGCCAGACGCGCAAGACTGGATGTTCGAGGTGAAATTCGACGGTTACCGCATCCTCGCGCGTTGCGATGGCGAACGGGTCAGTTTGATCACGCGCAATGGCAACGACTGGACGGCGAAACTGCCGAAGCTGCGCCAGGCGCTGGAAAAGCTGGGCTTGCCGCCTGGCTGGTATGACGGCGAAATCGTCGTCAACGACGCCAGCGGCCATCCGGATTTTGGCGCCTTGCAGCGCGCCTTCGAGGCAGACACGACCAGCGAGATCGTGTATTACCTGTTCGACGTGCCGTTTTTCGACGGCCACGATCTGCGCGGCCAGCCGGTCGAGGCGCGCCGGGCCTTGCTGGAACAGCTGCTGCAGCGCTTGCCGGCTTCGCCGCTGCTGCGCTTCAGCGAAGCGCTCGACGCCAAACCCCGGCAATTGCTGGCCCACGCCTGCCGCCTGGGGCTGGAAGGGGTGATTGGCAAGCGGCGCGGCTCGCCCTACGTCACGCGGCGTTCCGGCGACTGGATCAAGCTCAAATGCGGGCTGCGCCAGGAATTCGTCATCGGCGGCTATACGGCGCCGCAAGGCGCGCGCGAAGGCATCGGTTCGCTGCTGCTGGGCGTGCACGATGACCAGGGCAAGCTGCGCTATGCGGGCAATGTGGGCAGCGGCTTTGACGATGCGGCCTTGCGCGACTTGCGGCGCCGCCTCGACACCCTGACCATCGAGACGAGTCCGTTTGCGGGCAAGGCGGGCGGCGTGCGCCAGCCCATCTGGGTCAAGCCGGCGCTGGTGGCCGAGGTCGGCTTTGCGCAATGGACCAGCGGCGGCGCCGTGCGCCACGCCGTGTTTCACGGCTTGCATGCGGATAAACAGCCGGCCGCCATCGTGCGCGAGCGGCCACAGCGAATCGACAGGGAGAAGACGATGCCAAACCAATCCAGGCCGGACAGCGTCTTGCCGGCCAGTTTCAAGGTCAGCCATGCGGACAGGGTGATCGACAAGGACAGCGGCGCCAGGAAGATCGACCTGGTGCGCTACTACGCGCTCGTGGGCAAGCTGATGCTCGTGCATTTGCGGGGCCGGCCCGTGTCGCTGGTGCGCGCGCCGTCCGGCGTGGGCGGCGAGCTGTTTTTCCAGAAGCATGCGGACACGTCCGCCATGCCCGGCGTCAAACAGCTCGATCCCGGCCTCGATCCCGAGCATGCCAGCATGCTGGAAGTGGCCAGCGTACAGGGCCTGTTGTCGGCGGCGCAGTGGAATGTGGTGGAATTTCACACGCAAAATGCACTGGCCAGCGCCTACGACACGCCGAACCGCCTGGTGTTCGACCTGGACCCGGGCAAGGGCGTGGCCTGGCCCGCCATCCGCGAAGCGGCCGTGCTGCTGCGCGCCTTTTTGACGGAACTGGGCTTGCCCGCCTGGCTGAAAACCAGCGGCGGCAAGGGCTTGCACGTGGTCGTGCCGATCCGCCCGAAACACGACTGGGATACGGTCAAGGCGTTTTCGCAAGCCATCGTGGCGCACATGGCGCAGCTCATTCCCCAGCGTTTTGTCCTGAAAAGCGGACCGTCCAACCGGGTCGGCAAGATCTTCATCGATTATTTGCGCAATGGCCGGGGCGCCACCACCGTGTGCGCGTGGTCGGCCCGCACGCGTTCGGGGCTGGGCATTTCCGTGCCGCTGGCCTGGGAGGAGCTCGACCAGCTGAAGGCGGGCGACCAATGGAACGTGGGCAATGTCCACAGCCGTCTCGACGTGGGCAACGCGCCGTGGGCTGGCTATGCGCGCAGCGCGAAAGGGCTCGGTGCGGCGATGAAAAAGCTGGCCTTTACGCCTCCGGCTTGA
- a CDS encoding TonB-dependent siderophore receptor: MPGRTVLSAASSTPSCPAVLSLRPLALAISLALGAGMAHGADGAPADDAGEDTPMMQTITVTGSSDANAYTARKSASASKFDLSLRETPQAVSVVTRAQMDDFRLDNASKVLAQTTGVTVEAVETDRTYYTARGYDITNFQFDGVGIPFVFGNVMGDLDTALFERVDIVRGANGLISSTGNPSATVNFVRKRPTQGLAAAAGVTLGSWNTRRVDADVSTPLGSDGKVAARFVAAHEEGDSHLDRYSPRKDVAYAIVEAKLTPDTRLAVGHSYQNNLARGGMWGALPVAYTDGTPTDYPISASTSADWSRWSILNNSTFAELAHQFNADWRVTATATYNRSTSDSKLFYVYGTPDKATGDGLFSYPSRYASANKQRLLDVAATGTFTLAGRRHDLSMGLAWSKSTLDDVSYYGRGIGTALPNGTAFDGSYPEPLFDASTNGSAYKDERKNAYLAARFNLADNAKLLVGVNTVKADSTGSAYGVSQAKSQSDTTPYLGLVYDIGRHVSAYGSYTEIFNPQSSIDRTGQTLAAATGKSLEAGLKSDWFDGRLNLSGALFKTRQKNVAEAAGTTPDLKTFYKGVDSESQGFELDASGELAKGWQANAGYAQLRIEGDDGQDARTFIPRKRFHLATTYHVPAVPALKLGASLTWQDAIYNKVDDSTTLHQGAYAQLGLMASYAISRNVSLSLNLNNVTDKKHLTSLYWTQSLYAAGRNGSATLSWKY; the protein is encoded by the coding sequence ATGCCAGGTCGCACCGTTCTTTCCGCCGCATCGTCCACCCCATCCTGCCCCGCCGTGCTGTCGCTGCGCCCGCTGGCCCTGGCCATTTCACTGGCGCTCGGCGCCGGCATGGCACATGGCGCCGACGGCGCCCCCGCCGATGACGCTGGCGAAGACACGCCCATGATGCAAACCATTACCGTCACGGGCAGCAGCGACGCGAACGCCTACACGGCGCGCAAAAGCGCCTCGGCCAGCAAGTTCGACCTGTCGCTGCGCGAGACGCCGCAGGCCGTTTCCGTGGTCACGCGCGCGCAAATGGACGATTTCAGGCTCGATAACGCCAGCAAGGTGCTGGCGCAAACGACGGGCGTGACGGTGGAAGCGGTAGAAACGGACCGCACCTATTACACGGCGCGCGGCTACGACATCACCAACTTCCAGTTCGACGGCGTCGGCATTCCTTTCGTCTTCGGCAATGTGATGGGCGACCTCGATACGGCGCTGTTCGAGCGCGTCGACATCGTGCGCGGCGCGAATGGCCTGATTTCCTCGACCGGCAATCCGTCGGCCACCGTCAACTTCGTGCGCAAGCGCCCGACCCAGGGCCTGGCCGCTGCTGCCGGCGTCACGCTCGGCTCCTGGAACACGCGCCGCGTCGATGCCGACGTCTCGACGCCGCTCGGCAGCGACGGCAAGGTGGCGGCCCGCTTCGTCGCCGCGCACGAGGAAGGCGATTCCCACCTGGACCGCTACTCGCCGCGCAAGGATGTCGCCTACGCCATCGTCGAAGCGAAACTGACGCCGGACACCCGCCTGGCCGTGGGCCACAGCTACCAGAACAACCTAGCCAGGGGCGGCATGTGGGGCGCCCTGCCCGTCGCCTACACGGACGGCACGCCGACCGACTACCCGATTTCCGCCTCGACGTCGGCCGACTGGTCGCGCTGGAGCATCCTCAACAACAGCACCTTCGCCGAACTGGCGCACCAGTTCAATGCCGACTGGCGCGTGACGGCCACGGCCACCTACAACCGCTCCACCTCCGATTCCAAACTGTTCTACGTCTACGGCACGCCGGACAAGGCCACGGGCGACGGCTTGTTCAGCTACCCTTCGCGCTATGCCTCGGCCAACAAGCAGCGCCTGCTCGATGTCGCCGCCACGGGCACATTCACGCTGGCCGGGCGCCGGCATGACCTCAGCATGGGCCTGGCCTGGTCGAAGTCCACGCTCGACGACGTGTCGTATTATGGCCGCGGCATCGGCACGGCCCTGCCGAACGGCACGGCCTTCGACGGCTCCTACCCGGAACCGCTCTTCGATGCATCGACCAATGGCAGCGCCTACAAGGACGAACGCAAGAATGCCTACCTGGCCGCCCGCTTCAACCTGGCCGACAACGCCAAGCTGCTGGTGGGCGTGAACACCGTCAAGGCCGACAGCACGGGCAGCGCGTACGGCGTCAGCCAGGCCAAGTCGCAAAGCGACACCACGCCCTATCTCGGCCTGGTGTACGACATCGGCCGCCATGTGTCGGCCTACGGCAGCTACACGGAAATCTTCAACCCGCAAAGCAGCATCGACCGCACGGGCCAGACCCTGGCGGCGGCCACCGGCAAGAGCCTGGAAGCGGGCTTGAAAAGCGACTGGTTCGACGGCCGCCTGAACCTGTCCGGCGCCCTGTTCAAGACGCGCCAGAAGAACGTGGCCGAGGCGGCCGGCACCACGCCCGACCTCAAGACGTTCTACAAGGGCGTCGATTCGGAATCGCAGGGTTTCGAGCTCGATGCCTCGGGCGAGCTGGCGAAAGGCTGGCAGGCGAACGCCGGCTATGCGCAGCTGCGCATCGAAGGCGACGACGGCCAGGATGCGCGCACCTTCATCCCGCGCAAGCGCTTCCACCTGGCCACCACCTATCACGTGCCGGCCGTGCCGGCGCTGAAGCTGGGCGCCAGCCTGACCTGGCAGGACGCCATCTACAACAAGGTCGATGACAGCACCACCCTGCACCAGGGCGCCTACGCGCAACTGGGACTGATGGCCAGCTATGCCATCAGCCGCAACGTCAGCCTGTCGCTGAACCTGAACAATGTGACGGACAAGAAGCACCTGACCAGCCTGTACTGGACCCAGTCGCTGTACGCGGCAGGCCGCAATGGCAGCGCCACCCTGAGCTGGAAGTACTAG
- a CDS encoding PepSY-associated TM helix domain-containing protein yields MRPPMVVLHRWFGLAVALFLFISGLTGAVISWDHELDAWLNPQLFHAASAASDGPAKSGLELAQQLEAQDRRLRVNYTLTAIEPGHTALIAVEGRPDPATGKPFEPGFNQVAVDPATGAIQGTRQWGVVSLTRENLLPFLYKLHYTMHIPDGWGIELGVWFMGIIGIVWVLDCGIALYLSFPNWRSWRKSLAFRWREGGHRLNFDLHRSGGVWVWLLLLVLAVTSVSMNLQTQVMRPLVAKLSTLSPNAFDSRTPQPPGHPIEPLLTREEAVALAKTEAARRGWTLPAGGVFYSSAYGLYGVGFFAADNDHGDGGLGNAWLYFDGRDGKPAGGVVPGTGSAGDIFLQAQFPLHSGRILGLPGRILISAMGLVVAMLSATGLIIWLRKRRARAAQTGKAPAPLHANFSKQVQ; encoded by the coding sequence CTGCGTCCTCCCATGGTTGTTCTGCACCGCTGGTTCGGCCTGGCGGTGGCGCTCTTCCTGTTCATTTCCGGCCTGACGGGCGCCGTGATCTCGTGGGATCACGAGCTCGATGCCTGGCTCAATCCGCAGCTGTTCCACGCCGCAAGCGCCGCCAGTGACGGCCCCGCAAAATCGGGACTGGAGCTGGCGCAGCAGCTCGAGGCGCAGGACCGGCGCCTGCGCGTGAACTACACGCTCACGGCGATCGAGCCTGGCCACACGGCGCTGATCGCGGTGGAAGGCCGGCCCGACCCGGCCACCGGCAAGCCGTTCGAGCCGGGCTTCAACCAGGTGGCCGTCGACCCGGCCACGGGCGCCATCCAGGGCACGCGCCAGTGGGGCGTGGTCTCGCTGACGCGCGAAAACCTGCTGCCCTTCCTGTATAAACTGCACTACACCATGCACATTCCCGATGGCTGGGGCATCGAGCTGGGCGTGTGGTTCATGGGCATCATCGGCATCGTGTGGGTCCTTGACTGCGGCATCGCCCTATACCTGTCGTTTCCAAACTGGCGCAGCTGGCGCAAGTCGCTGGCCTTCCGCTGGCGCGAAGGGGGCCACAGGCTGAACTTCGACCTGCACCGCTCGGGCGGCGTGTGGGTCTGGTTGCTGCTGCTGGTGCTGGCCGTCACGTCCGTGTCGATGAATCTGCAAACCCAGGTGATGCGTCCCCTTGTGGCGAAGTTGTCCACGCTCAGCCCGAACGCCTTCGACAGCCGCACGCCGCAGCCGCCCGGGCATCCCATCGAACCGCTGCTGACGCGCGAAGAGGCGGTGGCGCTGGCGAAGACGGAAGCGGCAAGGCGGGGCTGGACGCTGCCGGCCGGCGGCGTATTCTATTCTTCCGCCTACGGCCTGTATGGCGTCGGGTTCTTCGCGGCGGACAACGACCATGGCGACGGCGGCCTGGGCAATGCATGGCTGTACTTCGACGGGCGCGACGGCAAGCCGGCGGGAGGCGTGGTGCCCGGCACGGGCAGCGCGGGCGACATCTTCCTGCAGGCGCAATTCCCCCTGCATTCGGGCCGCATCCTGGGCCTGCCCGGGCGCATCCTGATTTCCGCCATGGGCCTGGTGGTGGCCATGCTGAGCGCAACGGGCCTGATCATCTGGCTGAGAAAGCGCCGTGCCCGCGCGGCGCAGACCGGTAAGGCGCCGGCGCCGCTGCATGCCAACTTCAGCAAGCAGGTGCAGTAA
- a CDS encoding serine hydrolase domain-containing protein, with amino-acid sequence MRRLSLSLLTTLLLSCAALAQDSAPAAIAQVLQAQDRDSHGDLRAVVVLRDGAIVAERYYNGETADTLHDIRSAGKSITALLAGAAVARGQLATTKTVGDYWPEVAGSPAGKIVLDDVLTMRSGLAAFDEDEQSPGNEDKLDAAPDPAAFVRGVPAATKPGSAYRYNSLGAYIAGRVVENASGADLEDYAAKVLFAPLGITRWSWGRDVANHPKGQGNLSLRARDTAKIGQMVLDDGVVGGKRVIDAAWLHAVLAPRVAIGAVDRYADSYGYFWYAKTQEIGGQKIAVYFASGNGGNKIYVIPTHRMVVSVASSAYGKAHGQRRSEDILKAILKADATQM; translated from the coding sequence ATGCGCCGCCTGTCCTTGTCCTTGCTGACTACCCTCCTCCTGTCCTGCGCCGCCCTGGCACAGGACAGCGCCCCCGCCGCCATCGCGCAAGTCCTGCAAGCCCAGGACCGCGACAGCCATGGCGACCTGCGCGCCGTCGTCGTGCTGCGCGACGGCGCCATCGTCGCCGAACGCTATTACAACGGCGAGACGGCCGATACCCTGCACGACATCCGCTCGGCCGGCAAGAGCATCACCGCCCTGCTGGCCGGTGCGGCCGTGGCGCGCGGCCAGCTGGCGACGACAAAAACCGTGGGCGACTACTGGCCCGAAGTGGCCGGCAGCCCGGCGGGCAAGATCGTCCTCGACGACGTGCTGACCATGCGTTCGGGCCTGGCCGCCTTCGATGAAGACGAACAGTCGCCCGGCAATGAAGACAAGCTCGATGCGGCGCCCGACCCCGCCGCCTTCGTGCGCGGCGTGCCGGCCGCAACAAAGCCGGGCAGCGCCTACCGCTATAACTCGCTGGGGGCGTACATCGCCGGCAGGGTGGTGGAAAACGCCAGCGGCGCCGACCTGGAAGACTACGCCGCCAAGGTGCTGTTCGCGCCGCTGGGCATCACGCGCTGGAGCTGGGGCCGCGACGTGGCCAACCATCCGAAGGGACAGGGCAATCTGTCGCTGCGGGCGCGCGACACGGCGAAGATCGGCCAGATGGTGCTCGACGATGGCGTAGTTGGCGGCAAGAGGGTCATCGACGCCGCCTGGCTGCACGCGGTGCTGGCGCCACGCGTGGCCATCGGCGCCGTCGACCGCTACGCCGACAGCTACGGCTATTTCTGGTACGCGAAGACGCAGGAGATCGGAGGACAAAAAATCGCCGTGTATTTCGCCTCGGGCAATGGCGGCAACAAGATCTATGTGATTCCCACGCACCGCATGGTGGTGAGCGTGGCATCCAGCGCCTACGGCAAGGCGCATGGGCAGCGCCGTTCGGAAGACATCCTGAAAGCCATCCTGAAAGCCGATGCCACGCAGATGTAA
- a CDS encoding fasciclin domain-containing protein, with protein sequence MRTIVPAALFITSMLAASAPFAADMTTMVGGQSMYPSRDIVDNAVNSADHTTLVAAVKAAGLVDTLKGKGPFTVFAPTNAAFGKLPAGTVDTLVKPENKATLTKILTYHVVPGKYDFKALAKEIKMHDGKATLPTASGGKLMFAMNGMHNIVVMDEGGNSANISTYDVYQSNGVINVIETVLMPQ encoded by the coding sequence ATGCGCACCATCGTTCCCGCAGCACTGTTCATTACGTCCATGCTGGCCGCCAGCGCCCCCTTTGCCGCCGATATGACGACCATGGTCGGTGGCCAGAGCATGTATCCGTCCAGGGATATCGTCGACAACGCCGTCAATTCGGCCGACCACACGACCCTGGTCGCCGCCGTCAAGGCGGCCGGCCTGGTCGACACCCTGAAAGGCAAGGGACCGTTCACCGTGTTCGCGCCGACGAATGCGGCCTTCGGCAAGCTGCCGGCCGGCACCGTCGACACCCTGGTCAAGCCGGAAAACAAGGCGACCCTGACGAAAATCCTCACCTACCACGTGGTGCCCGGCAAATACGACTTCAAGGCGCTGGCGAAGGAAATCAAGATGCATGACGGTAAAGCCACCTTGCCCACGGCCAGCGGGGGCAAGCTGATGTTCGCCATGAACGGCATGCACAACATCGTGGTGATGGATGAAGGCGGCAACAGCGCCAACATCAGCACCTATGACGTGTACCAGTCGAATGGCGTGATCAATGTCATCGAGACGGTGCTGATGCCACAATAA
- a CDS encoding efflux transporter outer membrane subunit: protein MAAAVLLAACAAPEFKQPQIETPAAFKEAQTLPAVQTAADGTRWKQGVPAERQARGEWWLAFNDPALTGLINEATQANANLAVAAARVKQARAIAGIAEADRIPQVGVNVGGQRNRASAVSLGLPNGAPVAATNVYQANLTASYEVDLFGRVASNVSASRSDALAVEATYRSVLLSLQADVAQTYFQLRATDAELATLEQTVRLREESVHVNQRRYDLGDIGEFDLSRARTELSTVRAEAIGLQRQRATSEHALAVLLGKPAASFTAGVNPLQDSGFLPVIPAGMPSSLLERRPDIASAQRTMEASNARIGVAKSAMFPALSLNASGGGASDTFSDIFKWSSRSWLLGALMSMPIIDGGRNKAAVSRSEAQLEESVATYRQSVLVAFAEVEDNLAGLRILSGQTQQIDEAVVSARRSADLAQKLYDAGRSSYLDLLDAQRNLAAIERNAVQLRGNRAVTTVALIRALGGGWGETEPQVAAN, encoded by the coding sequence ATGGCCGCCGCAGTCCTGCTGGCCGCCTGCGCGGCGCCCGAGTTCAAGCAGCCGCAGATCGAGACGCCGGCGGCGTTCAAGGAAGCACAAACCTTGCCTGCCGTGCAGACGGCAGCCGACGGCACGCGCTGGAAGCAGGGCGTGCCGGCCGAGCGCCAGGCGCGCGGCGAGTGGTGGCTGGCGTTCAATGATCCGGCTTTGACTGGCCTGATCAACGAGGCCACGCAGGCGAACGCCAACCTGGCGGTCGCCGCCGCCCGCGTCAAGCAGGCGAGGGCGATTGCCGGCATCGCCGAAGCGGACCGCATTCCGCAAGTGGGCGTGAACGTGGGCGGCCAGCGCAACCGCGCTTCCGCCGTGTCGCTCGGCTTGCCGAACGGCGCGCCGGTGGCGGCGACCAACGTCTACCAGGCCAACCTGACGGCCAGCTACGAAGTCGATCTGTTCGGCAGGGTGGCATCGAACGTCAGCGCCTCGCGCAGCGATGCGCTGGCCGTGGAAGCGACTTACCGCTCGGTGCTGCTGTCCTTGCAGGCCGACGTGGCGCAAACCTACTTCCAGCTGCGCGCCACGGACGCCGAACTGGCGACCCTGGAACAGACGGTGCGCCTGCGCGAGGAGAGCGTGCATGTGAACCAGCGCCGTTACGACCTGGGCGACATCGGCGAATTTGACCTGTCCCGTGCCCGCACGGAGCTGTCGACCGTGCGCGCCGAAGCCATCGGCCTGCAGCGCCAGCGCGCCACCAGCGAGCATGCGCTGGCCGTCCTGCTGGGCAAACCTGCCGCCAGCTTCACGGCCGGCGTCAACCCCCTGCAGGACAGCGGCTTCCTGCCCGTGATCCCGGCCGGCATGCCGTCGTCCCTGCTGGAACGCCGTCCCGACATCGCGTCGGCGCAGCGCACCATGGAAGCGTCGAATGCGCGCATCGGCGTGGCCAAGTCGGCCATGTTCCCCGCCTTGAGCCTGAACGCTTCCGGCGGCGGCGCGTCCGATACCTTCTCGGACATCTTCAAGTGGAGCAGCCGCTCCTGGCTGCTGGGCGCCCTGATGTCGATGCCCATCATCGACGGTGGCCGCAACAAGGCGGCCGTGAGCCGCAGCGAAGCGCAGCTGGAAGAATCGGTGGCGACGTATCGCCAGAGCGTGCTGGTGGCCTTCGCCGAGGTGGAAGACAACCTGGCCGGCCTGCGCATCCTGTCGGGCCAGACGCAGCAGATCGACGAAGCCGTCGTCTCGGCGCGCCGCTCGGCCGACCTGGCGCAAAAGCTGTACGACGCGGGCCGTTCCAGCTACCTTGATCTGCTCGACGCGCAGCGCAACCTGGCGGCCATCGAGCGCAATGCCGTGCAGCTGCGCGGCAACCGCGCCGTCACCACGGTGGCGCTGATCCGCGCCCTGGGCGGCGGCTGGGGCGAGACGGAGCCGCAAGTCGCGGCCAACTAG